Proteins encoded in a region of the Bradyrhizobium sp. CB3481 genome:
- a CDS encoding polysaccharide deacetylase family protein, which yields MRNALGLMLASFVTAVLITGVWFWTSSPRADAAPPQTVAARAADPLPAPAAAKPAPKDDVEITAGLSKPAPALAPAPAAFPAPLPVRPAATCANPDALGVSRVVVIDTTGGPGFGFLQYKQFDFLTDKEVVLTFDDGPWPTTPAVLKALADECTKGLFFPVGKHTTYHPEILKQVAAAGHTIGSHTWSHAHLDSKKMTEPQMREEIEKGFSAVKMALGTAPAPFFRFPGLGHTQAALGYLASRNISMFSVDVDSNDFKSSGPDQVIQNVMTKLDKQGKGVILMHDLQKHTALALPTLLRRLKAGGYKVVQMRAKEQLETLPEYDAMLVKDQKTPAVASRPISSVVQTVSQ from the coding sequence ATGCGTAACGCGTTGGGCCTGATGCTGGCCAGTTTTGTGACGGCGGTTCTCATCACCGGCGTTTGGTTCTGGACTTCCTCGCCGCGCGCCGACGCGGCTCCTCCTCAAACCGTTGCCGCCCGCGCGGCCGATCCGCTGCCGGCGCCCGCTGCCGCCAAGCCCGCGCCCAAGGACGACGTCGAGATCACCGCGGGGCTGTCGAAACCGGCCCCCGCCCTGGCTCCCGCACCCGCAGCCTTCCCTGCACCGCTTCCGGTGCGGCCGGCCGCAACCTGCGCCAATCCGGACGCGCTCGGCGTCAGCCGCGTCGTCGTGATCGACACGACCGGCGGTCCCGGCTTCGGCTTCCTGCAATACAAGCAGTTCGACTTCCTGACCGACAAGGAGGTCGTGCTGACGTTCGACGACGGTCCGTGGCCGACCACGCCGGCGGTGCTGAAGGCGCTCGCGGATGAATGCACCAAGGGCCTGTTCTTCCCAGTCGGCAAGCACACCACCTATCATCCGGAAATTCTCAAGCAGGTCGCGGCCGCCGGCCACACCATCGGCTCGCACACCTGGTCGCACGCCCATCTCGACAGCAAGAAGATGACCGAGCCGCAGATGCGCGAGGAGATCGAGAAGGGTTTTAGCGCCGTGAAGATGGCGCTGGGGACTGCGCCCGCGCCGTTCTTCCGCTTCCCCGGGCTCGGGCACACGCAGGCGGCGCTGGGCTATCTGGCCTCGCGCAACATCTCGATGTTTTCAGTCGACGTCGATTCCAACGACTTCAAATCGTCCGGTCCCGACCAGGTCATCCAGAACGTCATGACCAAGCTCGACAAGCAGGGCAAGGGCGTGATCCTGATGCACGATTTGCAGAAGCACACCGCGCTCGCCCTGCCGACGCTGCTGCGCCGCCTCAAGGCCGGCGGCTACAAGGTGGTGCAGATGCGCGCCAAGGAGCAGCTCGAAACCCTGCCCGAATATGACGCGATGCTGGTGAAGGACCAGAAGACGCCGGCGGTTGCGAGCCGTCCGATCAGCAGCGTGGTGCAGACGGTTTCGCAGTAA
- a CDS encoding TRAP transporter large permease subunit — MSDPALGLLMLTLIVVVIMMGFATAFTLMGLGMFFGFIAFYDPSQSWTHNKVFELMVQRTYGAMTNDVLISIPLFVLMGYVMERGALVDKMFYSIQLAFRRLPASLAVATLIVCTFWGIASGLVGAVVVLMGVIAFNPMLRAGYDVKLASGVITAGGTLGILIPPSVMIIVYAAVAGQSVVKLYAAAMFPGFFLAFLYLVYVIGWAMINPKVAPPLPEEQTRVPVPEWINSFTKLYSPNMFVGLSKAMLSPAKAKMLEVDGKPMGYGAIVKHFLISLVPLLLTVVTLATVWWYVVIHQQAGAAGEAVEGLQQLGSAVEAKELSPSEKGPDAQFYIWFAISAAVLAAWSLRSYLRMDGERFEVLKLLTSSVMPLGILTVVVLGVILFGITTATESAGVGAAGAFILAFHARTLDWKRTKEAVFLTAKTTAMVCWLFVGSALFSAVFAILGGQALLESWVLSLNMSPVQFLILSQAIIFVLGWPLEWTEIIIIFVPIFLPMLKHFGIDPVLWGVLVFVNLQAAFLSPPVAMSAFYLKGVAPKHVTLNQIFAGMMPYMLIVILCMVIMYLWPGMTLWLPNYLYGGG, encoded by the coding sequence ATGAGCGATCCGGCACTCGGCCTGTTGATGCTGACGCTCATCGTCGTCGTCATCATGATGGGCTTCGCCACGGCCTTCACGCTGATGGGCCTTGGCATGTTCTTCGGCTTCATCGCCTTCTACGACCCGTCGCAGAGCTGGACCCATAACAAGGTGTTCGAGCTGATGGTCCAGCGCACCTACGGCGCGATGACCAACGACGTCCTGATATCCATCCCGCTGTTCGTGCTGATGGGCTACGTGATGGAGCGCGGCGCGCTGGTCGACAAGATGTTCTATTCGATCCAGCTCGCCTTCCGCCGCCTGCCGGCCTCGCTGGCGGTGGCGACCCTGATCGTCTGTACCTTCTGGGGTATCGCGAGCGGGCTGGTCGGCGCCGTGGTGGTGCTGATGGGCGTGATCGCCTTCAACCCGATGTTGCGCGCCGGCTACGACGTGAAGCTCGCCTCCGGCGTCATCACCGCGGGCGGCACGCTCGGCATCCTGATCCCGCCCTCGGTGATGATCATCGTCTATGCCGCTGTCGCGGGACAGTCGGTCGTCAAGCTCTATGCAGCCGCGATGTTTCCCGGCTTCTTCCTCGCATTCCTCTACCTTGTCTATGTCATCGGCTGGGCGATGATCAATCCGAAGGTCGCTCCGCCCTTGCCGGAGGAGCAGACCCGCGTCCCGGTGCCGGAATGGATCAACAGCTTTACGAAGCTCTATTCGCCGAACATGTTCGTCGGCCTTTCCAAGGCGATGCTTTCGCCGGCGAAGGCGAAGATGCTCGAGGTCGACGGCAAGCCGATGGGCTATGGCGCGATCGTCAAGCACTTCCTGATTTCGCTGGTGCCGCTGCTCTTGACCGTCGTCACGCTCGCCACAGTCTGGTGGTATGTCGTGATCCACCAGCAAGCCGGCGCCGCGGGCGAAGCCGTCGAAGGCCTGCAACAACTCGGCAGCGCGGTCGAGGCCAAGGAACTGTCACCGAGCGAGAAGGGTCCGGACGCTCAGTTCTATATCTGGTTCGCGATATCGGCTGCCGTGCTCGCGGCGTGGTCGCTGCGCTCCTACCTGCGCATGGACGGCGAGCGCTTCGAAGTGCTGAAACTCTTGACCTCCTCTGTGATGCCGCTCGGCATTCTCACCGTTGTCGTGCTCGGGGTGATCCTGTTCGGCATCACGACCGCGACCGAATCCGCCGGCGTCGGCGCCGCCGGCGCCTTCATCCTCGCCTTCCATGCCCGCACGCTCGACTGGAAGCGCACCAAGGAAGCGGTGTTCCTGACCGCAAAGACCACCGCGATGGTGTGCTGGCTGTTCGTCGGAAGCGCGCTGTTCTCGGCGGTGTTCGCCATTCTCGGAGGCCAGGCGCTGCTGGAGAGTTGGGTGCTCTCGCTCAACATGTCGCCGGTCCAGTTCCTGATCCTGTCGCAGGCGATCATCTTCGTTCTCGGCTGGCCGCTGGAATGGACCGAGATCATCATCATCTTCGTGCCGATCTTCCTGCCGATGCTGAAGCATTTCGGCATCGACCCGGTGCTGTGGGGCGTGCTGGTGTTCGTCAACCTGCAGGCGGCGTTCCTGTCGCCGCCGGTGGCGATGTCGGCGTTCTACCTCAAGGGCGTCGCGCCGAAGCATGTCACGCTGAACCAGATCTTCGCGGGCATGATGCCCTACATGCTGATCGTGATCCTGTGCATGGTGATCATGTATCTATGGCCCGGCATGACGCTGTGGCTGCCGAACTACCTCTACGGCGGCGGCTAG
- a CDS encoding TRAP transporter small permease subunit has translation MSVQSLLHTIDGISTWVGKATAWLMILLMSVVCIEVFKRYAVNMPTAWIFDAENMMYGSLFMLAGAYTLAQNAHVRGDFLYSSMRPRTQAALDLVLYFVFFIPGIAALIYAGYFYAADSWAINEHSNVTAEGPPVYHFKTVIPIAGALIMLQGIAEIIRCIVCLKTGEWPSRLADVAETDVIEEQLAHSEYVDEESRKLAIEGAARIDEMARQRGMGGDLNT, from the coding sequence ATGAGTGTCCAGAGTTTACTGCACACGATCGACGGCATCTCGACCTGGGTCGGCAAGGCGACGGCCTGGCTTATGATCCTCCTGATGAGCGTCGTCTGCATCGAGGTGTTCAAGCGCTACGCCGTCAACATGCCGACGGCGTGGATATTCGATGCCGAGAACATGATGTATGGGTCGCTGTTCATGCTGGCTGGCGCCTATACGCTGGCGCAGAACGCCCATGTCCGCGGCGACTTCCTGTATTCCTCGATGCGCCCGCGCACACAGGCCGCCCTCGACCTGGTTCTCTATTTCGTGTTCTTCATTCCGGGCATCGCCGCGCTGATCTATGCCGGCTACTTCTATGCCGCGGATTCCTGGGCCATCAACGAGCATTCCAACGTCACGGCCGAGGGCCCGCCGGTCTATCACTTCAAGACGGTAATTCCGATCGCGGGCGCGCTGATCATGCTGCAAGGGATCGCCGAGATCATCCGCTGCATCGTCTGCCTGAAGACCGGCGAATGGCCGAGCCGGCTTGCCGATGTCGCCGAGACCGACGTGATCGAAGAGCAGCTCGCGCACTCTGAATATGTCGACGAGGAATCGCGCAAGCTCGCCATCGAGGGCGCGGCGCGCATCGATGAAATGGCGCGGCAGCGCGGCATGGGCGGGGACCTGAACACATGA
- a CDS encoding TRAP transporter substrate-binding protein, giving the protein MTKPTKDTTSRRRFLTAAAAGAATAVAAPSVVKAQGPISMRWQSTWPSKDIFHEYAQDYAKKVNDMTGGDLKIEVLPAGAVVPAFGLLDAVSKGVLDGGHGVLVYHYGKQTALALWGSGPGFAMDANMLLAWHRYGGGKELLEKLYASINANVVSFPYGPMPTQPFGWFKKPVAKVEDVKGLKFRTVGISIDVYSGMGAAVNALPGGEIVAAMDRGLLDAAEFNNASSDRVLGFPDVSKVCMLQSYHQNAEQLEIMFNKDKYNALPDKMKSIIANAVDAASADMSWKAIDRYSKDYVELQSKDNVKFYKTPDAILKRQLEIYDEVAKKKAAENPLFKEIVQSQIEFAKRATQWEQDTVVSRRMAYDHYFGPNAAAKKI; this is encoded by the coding sequence ATGACCAAACCTACCAAGGACACCACGTCGCGCCGTCGCTTCCTGACGGCCGCCGCCGCGGGGGCCGCTACCGCCGTCGCCGCGCCGAGCGTCGTCAAGGCCCAGGGCCCGATCAGCATGCGCTGGCAGAGCACCTGGCCGTCCAAGGACATTTTCCACGAATACGCGCAGGACTACGCCAAGAAGGTCAACGACATGACCGGCGGCGATCTCAAGATCGAGGTGCTCCCGGCAGGCGCCGTGGTGCCGGCGTTCGGCCTGCTCGACGCCGTCTCCAAGGGCGTGCTCGACGGCGGCCATGGCGTGCTGGTCTACCACTACGGCAAGCAGACCGCGCTGGCGCTGTGGGGCTCGGGCCCGGGGTTTGCGATGGACGCCAACATGCTGCTGGCCTGGCACCGTTATGGCGGCGGCAAGGAGCTGCTCGAAAAGCTCTACGCGTCGATCAACGCCAACGTGGTCTCCTTCCCCTACGGCCCGATGCCGACCCAGCCGTTTGGCTGGTTCAAGAAACCGGTCGCAAAGGTCGAGGACGTCAAGGGCCTGAAATTCCGCACCGTCGGTATCTCCATCGACGTGTATTCGGGCATGGGCGCTGCCGTGAACGCGCTGCCGGGCGGCGAAATCGTGGCTGCCATGGACCGCGGCCTGCTCGATGCGGCCGAGTTCAACAACGCCTCCTCCGACCGCGTGCTCGGCTTCCCCGACGTTTCCAAGGTCTGCATGCTGCAGAGCTATCACCAGAACGCCGAGCAGCTCGAGATCATGTTCAACAAGGACAAGTACAACGCGCTGCCCGACAAGATGAAGTCGATCATCGCCAATGCGGTGGACGCAGCCTCGGCTGACATGTCCTGGAAGGCGATCGACCGCTACTCCAAGGACTATGTCGAGCTGCAGAGCAAGGACAACGTCAAGTTCTACAAGACGCCTGACGCCATCCTGAAGCGACAACTCGAGATCTATGACGAGGTGGCGAAGAAGAAGGCAGCGGAAAATCCGCTGTTCAAGGAGATCGTGCAGTCGCAGATCGAGTTCGCCAAGCGCGCGACGCAGTGGGAGCAGGACACGGTGGTGAGCCGTCGCATGGCCTACGACCACTATTTCGGGCCGAACGCCGCAGCGAAGAAGATCTGA